Proteins encoded by one window of Bactrocera oleae isolate idBacOlea1 chromosome 4, idBacOlea1, whole genome shotgun sequence:
- the LRR gene encoding F-actin-uncapping protein LRRC16A isoform X3, with protein MIKFFTKSKMYTSELMEHIGDYLSNIIHLQVMDMAKGQNQESVKSILGRHTKILVKYMVKLETKGDKTENRVLVFTPVRIYLLIAKVPTKIECHFHYLDIQAVESKKSTHFSIITNDRPYSFATSFDAGSFSAVSTANSRNADVILTDLASAIKHIFPTVPLKYIIRRIDIQPPEREVVFSEEFRPTDPRSVGPCGGFSTQYACMCDFHGVPYREEVAWDIDTIYLSHDTRVLNLRDFDHLEPKDLMAIVSALEYNTFFRGLKASHMRLSNETLERILHVLKRSMWLEELHLEALGLRSDFLHKLAVSVITNNNPAIRTIDLSHNLIEDKGASSLCALLGKIVQGAIHLAGPIAKVSKGLCKLALAHCGLTSKGVNQMSHSLSLNQSISNSLTHLDLSGNSLKDDITNLHNFLAQPNVLEHLDLSSTDITLENLFGALLRGCATHLAHLNVSHNSFSTKKGKEIPPSFKQFFTSTLSLKHLNIAGCKLPMEALKNLLLGLACNESTAGLYLDLSSNTLGAQGAHVLESCIHGVRVLQSLDISDNNLDAELAPVLTAISKNPSIRTLYMTRSLTGMKLKHIPTVMDALVNLIQKDDFPLAELVISENKLKNDIHDFINALGSNQSLQKLDISGNYMGDVGARLLAKALQINNKLRTIYMDKNNITPQGYGDIVYALENNHSMRTIQYPVFDITPHMKNHPEKTDAIMRKMQEFLQRNCNGLKRTNGQGFRLQHGFMLSSTHQLVDKLVAETQDNISVAKGSDSSAVQRLIDDAENCKQLMPKLQEAVRCESHPVEIKLTRIASDLSYTIQGYLEETLETMLRTAVEQCPKTLGSQMVVQDLRKALSERLQIPEDFLQSCLLNNAGSEIMNKVGEIEQSLAASISDRATDEVLEALTRYRRGLGIADSPSVLLDEPQTPDIVRSRSSHDADGLIIRPGRGSVLPKMGLESPTATPHMPTKRRSVARKVRPQSVVENLSLGHIPDLLESPSSHRSSSQLSPRDSNGMGASIAGTTTGGSGNGLDDLGGDECGDSITELPSASFQLQHLVKGRPKRAKTRAPTRPLVAVDNSAGPSTKEIGEGLDLFFRPGSVTPTTLTPLISPTSEECSSLSFVDSPTMSRDGNGHLTSEETTPILEERRPIKLDRQSPLLKGKCVPWTTRSRSTDNLEKYSPLIGRKSPLVKMRTEGGSVAAGDNPNSALKAPERENKMRSPSSDSIRSHTGGDGISVKTTNGIIRTPIILQKPRPWSVVGNEPKAPGANDFQSSDSSKTTPEKLDEDAESLSFSQSSNNVGSTPGPALEKKSVRELAAGLSRLGDIS; from the exons GTTTTCACGCCAGTTCGTATTTATTTGCTAATCGCAAAGGTGCCCACAAAG ATCGAATGTCACTTTCACTACTTGGACATACAGGCAGTAGAAAGCAAAAAGTCAACACACTTCTCAATCATCACAAATGATCGCCCGTATTCATTTGCAACGAGCTTCGATGCGGGGAGCTTCAGTGCGGTAAGTACAGCTAATAGCCGA AACGCTGACGTTATACTCACCGATTTGGCATCGGCAATTAAGCACATTTTCCCAACAGTTCCTCTCAAGTACATCATAAGAAGG ATCGATATTCAACCGCCCGAACGCGAGGTTGTTTTTTCCGAAGAGTTTCGTCCCACAGACCCACGCAGTGTTGGTCCATGCGGTGGTTTCAGCACAcaatatgcttgtatgtgtgatTTCCATGGGGTCCCCTacag AGAGGAAGTCGCTTGGGATATCGATACGATTTATTTATCCCATGATACACGCGTGCTGAACTTACGTGATTTCGATCATTTGGAACCAAA agACTTAATGGCCATTGTGTCCGCATTGgagtataatacattttttcgcGGTCTAAAAGCATCACATATGCGCCTCTCCAATGAGACTTTGGAGCGTATACTACACGTGCTCAAGCGTTCGATGTGGCTAGAGGAGCTACATTTGGAGGCATTAGGTTTAAG ATCGGATTTTCTGCATAAATTAGCTGTATCTGTGATTACAAACAACAATCCCGCAATACGTACTATCGATTTGAGTCATAATTTAATTGAGGATAAAG GAGCAAGCTCATTGTGCGCCCTACTTGGAAAAATTGTGCAag GTGCTATCCACCTGGCCGGCCCCATTGCCAAAGTTTCGAAAGGTCTTTGCAAGCTGGCGCTCGCTCATTGCGGTCTAACATCGAAGGGCGTGAATCAGATGTCGCATTCATTGTCGCTGAATCAAAGCATTTCCAACTCACTCACACATTTAGATTTAAGTGGCAATAGTCTTAAGGACGACATAACA aatttacataattttcttgCACAACCGAATGTTTTGGAACATTTGGACCTCTCATCGACTGATATAACCTTGGAGAAT TTATTTGGTGCCCTCTTACGCGGTTGTGCAACACATTTAGCGCACTTAAATGTTTCACATAATTCGTTTAGCACAAAAAAAGGCAAAGAGATACCGCCATCGTTTAAACAATTCTTTACGAGTACACTGagtttaaaacatttaaatattgctGGTTGTAAACTGCCAATGGAAGCGCTCAA AAACTTACTGCTCGGTTTAGCCTGCAACGAGTCCACAGCTGGGCTGTATTTAGATTTAAGTAGCAATACGTTAGGTGCCCAGGGCGCACACGTTTTGGAATCATGCATACATGGTGTACGAGTCTTACAAAGTTTAGATATAAGTGACAATA ATTTGGATGCCGAATTAGCTCCCGTTTTAACAGCGATTTCCAAAAATCCCTCAATACGTACGCTTTACATGACACGCAGCCTGACTGGCatgaaattaaaacatattcCCACCGTTATGGACGCGCTTGTGAATCTGATACAAAAAGACGATTTCCCATTGGCTGAGTTGGTGATCtccgaaaataaattaaagaatgaTATACACGACTTCATTAATGCGCTTGGCAGTAATCAAAGTTTGCAAAAACTAG ACATTAGCGGCAATTACATGGGGGATGTGGGTGCGCGCCTGCTCGCCAAAGCTCTGCAAATCAACAACAAACTGCGCACAATTTACATGGACAAGAATAACATAACACCGCAAGGTTACGGCGACATCGTTTACGCTTTAGAAAATAATCACAGCATGCGCACCATACAATATCCAGTCTTCGATATTACGCCACACATGAAAAATCATCCGGAGAAGACCGATGCGATTATGCGCAAAATGCAAGAGTTTCTACAACGCAACTGCAATGGTCTCAAGCGCACCAACGGACAAGGTTTCCGACTGCAACATGGTTTCATGCTCTCCTCAACACACCAACTGGTCGATAAGCTAGTGGCCGAAACACAGGATAATATCTCGGTTGCAAAAGGTAGCGATTCGTCAGCAGTGCAGCGGCTGATCGATGATGCCGAAAACTGCAAACAATTAATGCCAAAATTACAGGAGGCTGTGCGTTGTGAATCGCATCCGGTGGAAATAAAGCTTACTCGCATCGCCAGTGATCTCAGCTACACTATACAGGGTTATCTGGAGGAAACATTAGAAACCATGCTGCGCACTGCTGTCGAGCAGTGTCCCAAAACATTGGGCAGCCAAATGGTTGTGCAAGATTTGCGCAAAGCTCTGAGTGAGCGTCTACAAATACCGGAAGATTTTCTACAGAGTTGTCTGCTGAATAATGCCGGTAGTGAGATCATGAACAAAGTGGG TGAAATCGAACAATCCTTGGCGGCCTCTATCTCTGACCGAGCCACTGATGAGGTGCTGGAGGCGCTCACACGCTACCGACGCGGCCTAGGCATTGCCGATTCACCATCTGTGCTGCTCGATGAGCCGCAAACACCTGATATTGTGCGCAGCCGTTCGAGTCAT GATGCCGATGGCCTGATAATACGCCCCGGACGTGGTTCAGTCTTACCCAAAATGGGTCTGGAATCGCCCACT GCTACCCCACACATGCCCACCAAGCGTCGTTCGGTGGCGCGCAAAGTGCGTCCTCAGTCCGTCGTGGAGAATCTCAGCTTGGGTCATATACCCGACCTACTTGAGTCACCCTCTTCGCATCGATCCTCGTCACAGCTATCGCCACGCGATTCGAATGGCATGGGCGCCAGCATTGCCGGCACCACTACGGGGGGTAGCGGCAATGGCTTGGATGATTTAGGTGGGGATGAATGCGGCGACTCGATAACTGAACTGCCCAGCGCTTCATTCCAATTGCAACATCTGGTTAAGGGTAGACCGAAACGTGCCAAGACGCGCGCACCAACGCGACCGTTGGTTGCGGTGGACAATAGCGCCGGGCCGAGCACTAAGGAAATAGGCGAGGGTTTGGATTTATTCTTTCGTCCCGGTTCGGTGACGCCTACTACGTTGACGCCGCTGATTTCACCCACCTCCGAAGAGTGCAGTTCGCTATCGTTTGTCGATAGTCCTACAATGAGTCGTGATGGCAATGGTCATTTGACATCCGAAGAAACTACACCCATCTTGGAGGAGCGCAGACCCATTAAGCTGGATCGGCAGTCACCATTGCTCAAGGGTAAAT GTGTGCCATGGACCACCCGTTCGCGTTCGACAGacaatttggaaaaatattcaCCACTAATTGGCCGTAAATCACCGCTGGTGAAAATGCGTACTGAAGGTGGTAGCGTTGCGGCGGGTGATAATCCGAATTCAGCACTGAAAGCGCCGGAACGTGAGAATAAAATGCGTTCGCCAAGCAGTGATTCGATACGTAGCCACACCGGTGGTGATGGTATCAGCGTTAAGACCACTAACGGTATTATACGCACACCAATAATACTGCAAAAGCCGCGTCCCTGGTCCGTAGTGGGAAACGAACCCAAAGCGCCTGGTGCGAACGACTTCCAAAGCAGTGACTCAAGTAAAACGACGCCAGAAAAGCTCGATGAAG ATGCCGAATCCTTATCGTTTAGTCAAAGCAGCAACAATGTCGGCAGTACGCCAG GTCCCGCATTGGAGAAAAAATCTGTAAGGGAGCTTGCAGCAGGCTTAAGCCGCttgg GAGACATTAGTTGA